Sequence from the Candidatus Binatia bacterium genome:
TCCGTCGCCACCAGGCCCACGCGGCCGGTCTCCTCGGAATCGAACCCGATGCTCTCGGCCAGCACCGCCGCCGCCCGGCGAACCTGCCCCGCCTGGCTCATCTCGCGGACCGGGATCGCCTGCGTCTCGATCACCGCCATCGCGTGATCGCGACCCGGGTGCCCCGGCCCGGCTCGGAGGTGACCTCGAAATCGTGGCAGAGCCGCTTGGCCCCGCCCAGTCCCAGACCCAACCCCCCGCCCGTGGTGAAGCCGTCGCGCAGCGCCTGCTCCACGTCGGGGATCCCCGGCCCCTGGTCCTCGAACACCACCCGGATGCCGCGCCGGTTCCCGTCGTTCAGCGCCTCGAGCCGCATCGACCCGCCCCCGCCGTGGGTCAGCGTGTTGCGCGCGAGCTCGCTGGCGGCGGTCACGATCTTGGTCTGGTCCACCAGGCTGAAGCCCGCGTACACAGCCCACTCGCGCACCAGCTGGCGCACGCCGACCACGTCCTGCGAGGTGCGGATCTCCTTGGCCTCATCCCTGAGTACGGCCACGCGAACGCTCCGCGGATCCCGCGGCGCCGTCGCCGCGGATCAGGTCCATGCCTCGCTCCACGTTCAGGGCGGTACGCACCCCCGGGAGCGAGAGGCCCAGCTCGACCAGGGTGA
This genomic interval carries:
- a CDS encoding anti-sigma regulatory factor, encoding MAVLRDEAKEIRTSQDVVGVRQLVREWAVYAGFSLVDQTKIVTAASELARNTLTHGGGGSMRLEALNDGNRRGIRVVFEDQGPGIPDVEQALRDGFTTGGGLGLGLGGAKRLCHDFEVTSEPGRGTRVAITRWR